CTCTCCAAGACGTCATACTCCAAGCAGGACGCCCAGCGTTTCAAAACCCCCCAGTATGCCTGCTTAAACTCGCGAGACTGTCGGGAGAGGACCGACCTGCACACTTTACTCAAACATCCCTCGTGCTCTCGCAGCCAGGAGAGGACACAGCGCTGAGTGACGGAGCTCGTTTCGTCATCGGGAAAATGGAACGCAGCTGCTATGACGTCATAAAGGCCCTCCGGGTTTCCCGCGCTGTCTTGAAGGATGGAATCCAGCAGTGTTCTCGCATACTCATCATTACAGAGTTCAAGAGGTTCAGCCTGTACCCCAGCATGACCAGTCCTGCCCAGCGTGCGGCACAGCAGATTAAACACTGATTTGCACGTCATGAGGATGTTTTGGTCAAACTGAGATTCCTGTGCAGCCTTTTGGGGATCTAAAATCTCCTGGACAGCGGATTTGGGAGCGCAAGGGTCTCTGAGTAAATGAACGAGCAGCGTGTGCTGACACTGGGCCAGTTCAGAGAACGTGACTGGAGAGCACGACGGCAGAGTTTCCCGCAGGCGCTGGCTGGTGTCGCTCAGACCGGCCTCGAGCGCGGAGCGGACCGCAGGGTTGGGCTGGAAGCCCACTGAAACCCCCTGGAGCGCGGTGTTACTGTCCCACTCACTGACGCGCTCCGTCTGAGACACGGCCAGTAGCTCCAGGATGTTGGTCAGGTGTCTCAGCACAGCCTCCGTGAGACTCTCGCCTTTGGctaaacataaacaaatcaaCGCTCTTCTGATTCAGTCAGCGAGCGTGCTTCGCTCCTCATTCGCTATTGGCTGAGAGCGTGCGCGACGTCACCTTTTTTTCCCTCGGGACTGAACTTCCGTGGcagtatttcaaaataaaagatttattaagatttattgCGTTTAACTCAAAGATTTAAACCACTCACTCTTAGTTACATTATCTTTTACACAAAACGAGTTATAGCAAAACAATACTCGATCAAAATAGCTTATTGAACGCTTGTTGAAACGTATCAATAGATTCTCATTTTGCAAATGAAAGTGCCTAGCAAGTTTTGTAtcctattttatttaacatttaaataagtaaaataaaataagtgttttattattattattattatattactgtcCTTTTTCCGGTCAGTgaagtttctttctctttttttattaatttttttttcttctctactACGGGGCTAGTTTTATATTGTTGTGCAGCTCCGTAGCGTCGCGTTGCTCAGGGAGGCGGTGCGATTGCGCGATGAATCTATCTCAGGAGCGCACTTTGAACTGAGACCCGCAATGACAGTCGGGTCTTTGAGGCTCAGTGTCACGGTGAACAGTCCGAGCACCCTGCGCTGACAAAAGCATGAATTCATCGGAAACGACCGTCTGCTGCTGAAGAACCAACTCCAGGCAGAGCATTCTGGAGGGTAAGTGAAGTCCTATACCTTTGggaataatacaaatgtttttccatagatagatagatagatcttaaTGAAATAAGATAGGTATAagataaatattctttataaaataaaacgtaataactaaaaaaaaaaaaaaatccttcaagttggcaaaataccttttttttttttttttgcagaaatagtTTTGGGGGAATGCATTTTAGATTTATCTGTACAATGCAGTCTGTTTTTGTGGTTTCTCTTTGTGTCAGAAATAGCGCATGAAAGCACCAGCAGctttgaaatattactacagcCATAAAACATCAAGCATGCCcacttgaaaacagaaaataaaagtttttctccTCAGACTGCCGAAGGTATTTGAGTTTTTCTCTCATATGAGCTGCCTCAGTAAAATGGGTTATTGTGCGtttaaaactaacagttaaaGTGTGTAATAGCCTGTGAACATAATTAAAGGCAGGGTGATACATGAAAAATGAAGTAACTGGAGTGTGCATGCAATTAGACCAAATCTTTGCTTAACTGGGAAAGAAAATATACTTTGAACTGAACTTGCATGCTAAAGGCTGAAATTCTGGTTGTATTTCGATAATGTGAGATGTGTAGATGCACTACATTGAGTCTTATACAGTAGTCCTGTGTGTACGTGATTTACCCTTCACAGTCCTTTAAGGACAGAATACAATGTGTGTCCTTGTTGAACATGACACAGCACTGAGCATCAAATAACTGCAACAGAATCAGATATGTGAGCTGAAGTATTATCAGTTATAATTTCTGCATCGGTCAAGGTCATCATTTATGGTTTATGGATGGAAAATGCACACAACATATGGAGAACACCTACTGCCTTTCACTCCTCTGTTGCTACTGTTTGCTAGAAAAATATTGACTGTGAAAGAATATTACGTTGTTTAATATAAGCTAAAGGTTCGAGTGTGTCACACTGTACACTGACCTTTGATTTCCACCATATGTGCCCAATATGTGTGTTCATAATAAGTGTGGTGTTGAATGCACTGTTAACAGTCCTCTCCATCTGTGAGCTCTGCGGGTTTGTGTTTGCTGAGCATCAGTTTCCAGGTGGTGATCATGCTGTTTGTGTAGATGTCATGTGTCAGGGAATGTTGCGTACTCAGAGATTTTAGTGAATGTGTGcctggtttttaatttttatttatttattaattttttcacttGGAGTCACTTGGAAGAAAATTTGAGTGGTTCTTGTCCAGAAAACCAGAAGTCATATTATAAGtacagtgttctgagtggttacctGATGATCTGTGACAAATAGAAAAGAGGTTGTGATAAAGAATAGGAAACatcttttaaataattcaatttaaaacacACGTGCCAAGTTCTTAGTATTCTTTGCATGTTTGTtagatatgattaaaaaaaaaatgcttatccTCTGcatctaatatttttaaattatgattttatatatttttcaaggtaaaaatattttttacaagaaaatattattttataattaggCCTAATTGTTAATTCTTAAATATTACATGTTACTAACCAttcattatcataaaaatatgaaaactattattcaaatatttgatttgaaatatacacatttttataaaatgtcagaaaaattatatagatttaattatatatattttttttttctaagattaTGCCAAACTGCAAACAagaatttcattcttttaatgatgatttttatttgtattattattattattattatttttattattattattattattattattattattattattattattattatttataatgataaaatgGTTCTATCAcccacatttttatgtttaaataaataaataaataattggaattTTAAGTCAGAAATTTTCCTCACAGAAAATATGTACTCAGGTCAATGcagtgcatttttaatgtattttgactAATTTAACTGATCTATATGAAATAATGAGTGTCAAGTCTTTGATCCTTGTCTGATGTGGTTGCTAAAGGAGGTTCAAAAGAGGTGCATCTTTGTAccatatttacccctaaaggttGCATATTAATACCTTAAAGGCACATGTAAGTTCTAGGGCTAGAGTGTTTGGGGGTTCTGGGAGGTTTCATGGTGGTTCATCACTGATTGCCAACTCTTAAGTCCCTTAAGATATCCAAGTCTCTAGATGTTTCTTGGCTCCCTCCTTCAATGATGTCATCCGTTTTATTGTCTGCCAGATCTGATTgcttagaaataaaataaagatgcagGCAACACTAATGAGGTCATTCTCACATTCTTTCGTATCAGCTTTCTCACTCAACACCCAATGAACACTGAATCTGTCTGGGAAATATCcagagcagacagacagaacTGGTATTATTAGTGGACTGCTGTTCACCTAGTCTTTGTCCATACGGGACAGTGTgtcctctttttttattgtttagaaaGCCAGTAACACCTCTTTCATTTCTCtggattctttctttcttaacaTTTTCCAGCACAGGAGCTCttttgaaagagaaagaaagaggaggtTGGGCTTTATCTGATAGACGTTTGGCAGGTAAAGTGAACTCTGGCGAACTATTTTGTGGAACAAGGAAAATATACAGATTGATTTTCAGTTCGCCTTCGCCTGCCAGCCATTCAGAGCCCACCGCAACAAAGTGACGATTGTTGGACCCCAGTCCTCATTCCCAGGTTGCTTAGTGGGATAAAGGAGAGCAGAACTTAGGAAGAGGTCCCGTTCTGCATCACTGAATATATTTACGCTTCTCAGAACTCATAACTTCTCTCTAGTTCTTTGCATGAATTATGGGTAAAGGGAAACCCCTCACAATGCTGGCTGGCATCACATATTATCACCACTTTTCTACATTTGTAAAACACCAAACCACTGCATTTAATGCATTCTAACTCTGGAACAAAACTTCAAGCAGCAATGATATAAAATAACCAGATTTTCCGAGAGATGTTATACATTCAGAAGAACCAGATTAACCCGCCTGATCAGCAGGATTCACTAGAATTACAATAGAATGCACAGCCTTCGTCAGTGTTCACCCAGATCACTGGAAATCAACTGGATTCTACACATTCCTCTGCAAATAGCATCAGGTTGTTACAGAGAAATAAAACTGCCTTAGACAAACAAGGAAATGCTCCTTTAACAACCCGAGCTGTCATAATAAAGAGACTAACATATTAATCATATTAAACAATGTTGTGTATGAATCGCTTGTACTGTAGACTAAGAATGGGGGTAAAACCAACACAATTTGAAAAGGTGATAATCATAAAACTTTTTGCCTTGGTGTCTGTGATTCAACGTTTTAGCAAacgtttatttttcaaattagttGCAGCTATTTCATGAATGTTGGCTTTGTGAAGTTctctgtgtttggtttttgtggaaacagggtCAAAATTGAGGTTTGCAGTCACTCTTGCTGCAGTACTTGTGTGCTGTTTGGACACAATACTTCTTAGTGTTCGGCAGTCCCTAtcaatttactttcatttttcacCCATTGTTCTTCTTTGGAGATGACGTCCTGCCAAGTCCAGTCATAATTTTAAagactgttgtttttttagtaaaacacCTACTAAatgcttggatttttttttttgtttgtttttatgtgacaAAATTGTATCTAATGCATTGCAACTAATTCTGATGTTTCATTGGGAAGGGCATCTTCATTTGTGTACAGAGCCTTTGGGTCAGAAAAGAATCACACTAGGGCAGTACTGCAGAGAAGCCACACAGTGTGTCTgttctgtctttaaaaaaataaaagaaacgaGTGAATATGATATCACAGGACAGATAAGATAGAGCCCAGAGATGGACTGTGATGAGAAGATCGGTATAGAGGATAAAAGTCTGCTGTGAAACAACAGAAAGGGCTTGAATGATCAGATGACGTTTGTGCTCTGTGGGAAAGTGAAATAATTCATTTGAGGGATTTCGTCAAAGCCAAATGATTGAGTTAATGTTATTTAGTTGTTCTGATGTTGATGTTCCTCTCTGTTTTCTGAAGCATGTTCAGTCCTCTGAGTGGTAAGCAGCAGCCGGCTGGTCCGGGCCTCACAGATCTGCAGCAGTACAGTCAGTGGCTGACCAGCAGACATGAGGCCAGTTTGCTGCCCATGAAGGAAGACCTGGCGCTCTGGCTCTCTAGCATGCTGGGTAAGTCAAGCTGTTCCTGCCTCAATGCCTTAGCAGTCCCTGTATATTTCATGTCAGTGATTCTCTGTTAAATTTCTACAAGAAATATGTTCCGAGTTAagattgaaaaaaacaacaacaacaaaaacaatataacagcAATGCAGATATGCACATCAGCATTTAAAAGGAATAGAAAAGTGCTTCAAAAGTCAATGGTCATCGATCAAATTAAACCATGTTTTTGccaaattcatctgtcacttaGTAATATGGCTAATGCTAATACTATATAGGTTGGTAATAATACTGTACTTCCGCTGAAATAAACTAGTGTGTGCAATACTGTTTTATTGGTAGCACTTTCTTTTACAGTCATATCCCGCATGTTTATACTATTAGGATTTACAATAACAGGGAAATAACTATGCTTAAATCTAACCTTAACCCATAAAGTTACCTTAAACTATCcattactttattataataatacaccGAAAGTTATAGtactataaaataacaattttattgttaaaatgaaatagtgaaatgaaaagaaaacaagataaaataaaataaaaattatatttaaacattgaaCACTACATCCAAAATAATGCTCATCAGGTAACCTAAAGTCATTTACTTTATGTGGTAATATCTAAATTAACTGATTCAAtttgcatcaaaaatattttttttatcatgactGAAACAATTTGACAGGTTAGGTTAactcaacaaaaataatttaaatggggAGAAATACGTTCTTAAAGTACAGTAACATGAACTTTATTTTTCCTATTTGCAGTGTGTCCAGTGTTGATTTGGAACTGCAAAGGCTctagactttaataaaaaaaattccattaataATGCAAactgtggattttcatgtgtacATTTTCATAAGTTTGACTAATGCATGAGGTGTGCAACAAGGCTATGTGCTGAGGCCTTCTTCATTCTGTTGGTGTATTCTGTTCATGGTGGAGAGgaaatgtttaaattcatatttcattatttgcatAGGTTGCTAAGGGCACATCCAGCTGTGCTCTGTTTGTCTTTTGTATATTAtcatttcttcatattatattatttaatttaagctgACATCGATAAGTTTAAGCCCTTAGAAACATGCAGTCCTTAATGTCTCATACATTgcattaatgttttgattttaaatcatttgatacATTTGCTTTGATGGATGTAATAGACTTATGTGCATACGCAGGCATGACTACATGTGTCCGTGTTTTCTTTTCCAACATTTCCCAGCATTAATCAGATTCTGAACGCCACTTACCATTTCAACTACGAGATAAATTATGAAGAGAGAAGAATGGTAGTGTGTTGTGGCGCTGGCtttggttctgtgtgtgtgtgtggatggaggGGGATGTCTGTGGAATTTCTGGCAGCTCAGGTCGTGAACAGCGGGCTCAAACCAGGGCTTTGTCTTTGGTCTGCCTGGAGCAAAAGGAAGCCAGGAGCCGCAGTGGGCCACATAGGGGCTTCATATTCAACCACACACCAACCACTAGTTCCCTATCCAGATTGTCCACACTCTTTAGTGGCTTACGCCtgtctctgtgttgtttttttagacaAATAGCTGCTAAGATCTCTGAAACTGATCTGTGTTACAGGAACACAATTTGACCATTTGCTGGTCTTACCAGAAGCCACTTGTATACATGAAACATACACTGGCTTTTTGTGGCTTTctattattgttagttttacaGATTTTTGTCTTGAATTGTTGGTGCACTTTTTACTTACTCATGGTGTGTGGAGCTAAAGAAGCACAATTTATTATACCattgttgtcagattttatttttgatgttaattaaatgtaatcttgACAATCAGTTTAGGAAATTTAGATAGGATTTGAAGACTTTTGTCAAGCTAATAATCAATTGGTACCATTCGCCACAATAAATCAAATTGTCCttgatcttttggcatataagagATCTTTGTACCATTAAGTCATACTACAAGCTTAAAACATCTTTCTcactacaaataaatacaattaaaaatacataaaaattgtaACCAAGCTccaaaaatttgcttttttttggaTATCACAGATAGATTTTGATGACTGAGGCTAATATATTTGGATATGACTGCCAAAAGAGCAAGACATAGACTAATAGTTTCACATCATTACATCATAGGCCCCTCCCACTGACGTTGACTCGCTTAATGGCTGATACAAGTCTAGATGCGAGTGTTGTGTCATTTcgcttcaaatgaaaacagaacccattataatcactgacaCTGTTtacactatatacagtatacacttgcctgttcaatttctcaaaaCGCTTGAGCTACTCCCAACAACAGGACCACTGGAAGAGTTTGACACGTATAGCTTAAACAGCATGTTTGTACAGATTCTGTACAGACTTCCGTGTCAGGAACAAGTGGAACAATTTCGGATAACATCGGATTTGTTTCAAGCATTCAGTTGCAGACTGTTTTGTAAATGAGGCACAATGTAATGGAGAGTTtgcaaagaaacatttttgaaagagccctctttcaacaaattagaaatgGATCTGACAGCAGCTGCGTTGCAAACCATAAATAAACAGTTTCATAGCCTGTTGTCTATAAATGATACAGTAGCTTTGAAACACTCACATGCAGTATGATGATGTGTTAGCCAATCAAAATAAGTATCAGTTTACTGACAAACCTTTAAAGAACTGCCTCCTTAATATGGATTATTCTGGACAGAGGATCAGAATGAGggtcaaaaataatatatatatatacgtatatacacacaaattttTTATGCACAAAAACTTGAACATTTTAAGTGAAGCCTCaaggaacattttaaaagaataattaaaaaaaatcaatttcatggCCCCTTTCATTTTGTCAGGACAACTGAGTAATATCAAAGTAATTGTTCACTCTCAATATGTATTACTAAAAGTTCTTTGATTCTGAATATGGGGATAGGTAGTGTAGATTTTGGTTCTTTAAAGGGGGAGCAAGAAAGAATTTCACAAGCTCAATTACCACATTTGGAACTCATTAAAACATCTGAACCCCCTCGACCACTGACGCCCCCTCTctataaagaaaaataagtatAGTGGATGAGAAAATATGCTCTTTCCACAGATACCCAACCCCCTGCCACCACCTCCTGTTTCACAGTGACATCATGCAGAAAGAATGATCGTCTGGAAGTCAGTAAAATGTAGCCGCCACATGTTGATCTGTGTAGAATTgagtctgtgtctctctgtgtgtgtgtctcatctgGAATACTGTTGCAAAATAAATCAGCTGCTTTCTTCCAAAGCACTTGTCTGCTTTTGGGACTGAAGTTTGTTTATCTGTGAATCATAGTGTCTGGATTTGACACAGGGTTGTGCGGCATTATTAAGAATGTCTTTAAAATCTGATATGAATATGGATTAAAGAATTAAGattaaattaaacacacaaaaaattacatatattcaaTAAGCTTAGTTTTTGATCATattaatttgaaaatttaattattattttttttttttaaattgagtatTCCAGAATCAAGAGatgatagtaatatttaaaaggtTACCTAtagaaataagtttttatatataaatatttaaaaaatcattgtatttctctttatttctcagaatgtTATTTCTTAGTTACTacgtttttatttctaataataataaataaataaattctaaatttgcCCAACCCTGGTTTGATATACAGATTTATTCCCAGCTGCTGAAAAGCTCATTTCTGACTTGTATGCTGTAATACAGTAATGCACCGATCAGAGTTATAAAAATAAGCTTAGTTCAATCAAGCACTTTTGTGGGATATTCATCTCTTCCTCTCAACTTTTCCATCAGGTGTGGAAATCACAGCCGAGAGCTTCATGGACAGGTTAGATAATGGTTTCCTGTTGTGTCAGCTGGCTGAGACTCTGCTGAAGTTAGTTCAGGATGAATTTGATTTGTGTTAATTAGGAAGGGTAGGTacttatttactgttatttattttttttattttttttatttttttaggtaacATGTTTGCAATCATCTTAATTTGCTTTTTATTCTGCTATAATGTTGTCAAAAGACTGTCATTGGACTAGATTAAtgtgtcttcattttgttttgagAATTGAGAAATGTGTAATTTACCCATCTTTACTACcactttaacatattttatttcagctagttgccaaggctacaTAATACATATTCACATTTTCAGTTGGTTTAAtttcatgtattaaaaaaaaaaacttccataaaaataataaatctgtatacaaatataaaaattaataatatattatatcaaataacattgaggttacactttattttgatagtacactttagacattctactaactataagtaactttggaactacatgtcaactaattctcattagcttgcaactacatgtctactaactctcagagagtagactgttaggttaggtttagggttagtagaataagtcgacatatacttgcaaagtttcttaTAGTCAGTATGTTTtatgttgtggacccatcaaaataaagtgttttaagatattaagcagacagtctactaatactctaatgactgctagttgacacgtagttacaaagttcaaaataaagtgttaccaaaaaattaCCTTCCATTTtgacaagcaaaatatgtttacggttaaaactgtttttattattattaatgtatacatctcaattacAGGCATGTTTATACTACACTGATCAAATACTTGGTCAGATTAAGTGCATATTAaatgcactgactgatcttaccCTACTCTCTTCTAACTAACTTGGCAATATTCAGTGCATACAGTACTATGCAGGTCTACATTTCATGATTGCTTTGATATGCCAATTGCGAAAACTATAGGCCATGAATTCTACTGTGTAATTCCTTCAGGGACTCTGTTAGAATGGGAACGAATTATAACTAACAGAAAGCCCCATTCTGAGTATCTGTAAGAGGTGGTTCTTGGCCAAGACAAGcagaaatattttcttaatttgccATCAAAAAAATCTCCTGATCTTAATGGTTTTCCCAGCTGGAGGAGTTTTTGAACACTTAACAAGTCACAGCTTTCATTAGGCTGCTCTGTTAAAATGAGAACGCTCAGTGATTTTCCAAAGTTCATCGTCCCACAATGCCGAGGTTTGGCAGGGGATGGCAAGCGGCCCTGACTCCAGACAAAAGtctttgtgtgagagagagactaaaAATGCATTCAATACCAGCACCTGAAACCAATACACTGCAGTATTCTGTAACCTTAGTTTGAAAACATGCACAAGTTTTGACAGCCGTGCTGAATTAATTCATGTTACTGCTGTGGAAATGCATGCAACGTGCTGAATGCAGAAAATAATGAAAGAGTGCTAATGTTATGCTAATGTGCAAATGTTCAGTTCACATGTAATCACTCTACAGATAACTAGGATATATCTGTCAAGCGGAACTGAATCCATGATATGGCAAGTCACAATGCTACCATACATAGCATATCTCATAAAGCTTAGCATACCTATTGTTCCATTCATAATATCCGATCACTTTCACATTCTGAAATGGG
The DNA window shown above is from Cyprinus carpio isolate SPL01 chromosome B25, ASM1834038v1, whole genome shotgun sequence and carries:
- the LOC109074922 gene encoding Fanconi anemia group F protein-like, which codes for RRALICLCLAKGESLTEAVLRHLTNILELLAVSQTERVSEWDSNTALQGVSVGFQPNPAVRSALEAGLSDTSQRLRETLPSCSPVTFSELAQCQHTLLVHLLRDPCAPKSAVQEILDPQKAAQESQFDQNILMTCKSVFNLLCRTLGRTGHAGVQAEPLELCNDEYARTLLDSILQDSAGNPEGLYDVIAAAFHFPDDETSSVTQRCVLSWLREHEGCLSKVCRSVLSRQSREFKQAYWGVLKRWASCLEYDVLESLWVPTSDEPLTFNALTDRFKELLNSGLPLKEETETELRTLKREAGDFDVTGINIWTDLIIQLKL